In the genome of Mustelus asterias chromosome 9, sMusAst1.hap1.1, whole genome shotgun sequence, the window CATATAATTTACTGAAGGATGTATCATGGAATGTTAAACAACATGTTCTGTAAAGTAAATTGTGTTTATCACAACAAAGCAAAGTTTATAATTAAAAGTCAGGAAGGCGCATTTTTAATTGGCATTTGTGCATAAGCGTGATAATGTATTTGATTAATTGTTTTGTGGTTCATCATATAAAGTAACCTGAAATTCTGAGGGGTCCAATATCATGGAATGTGTGTAACATATTATGATATTGTCTTATATCCTAATAGGCATTATAGAGTCCCAAAGTGCAGAAggcggtcattcggcccatcgagtctgcaccgacaacaatcccacccaggccctatccccataaccccacatattactctgctaaaccccctgataataaaggacaatttaccatggccaatcaacctaacctgcacacctttggactgtgggaggtaaccacagcactcagaggaaacccacgcagacacggggagaacgtgcagactccgcacaaacagtgacccaagctgagaattgaactcgggtccctggcgctgtgaggcagcagtgctaaccactgtgccaccatgccaccactgtTACCACTGTATATTGTGTGAGGTAGTGCATCATACAGGACTTATGTTAAGCAATTTGAGATGCTTAAGTAGCATTATCCCTGAATATAGTTGTCATATTTCTTTAAAAAAGGACCATGCTGTTGAAacctttcatcttgcactcatcagaagagCTCACAAGATCAACCAACAGTAAAGGAAACAGCAATTTATACAGCATGAGAAGGGAGTGCTGGTCGTTTGGCAAATTGATGGAGTTGTTGCTATAGAGAATGCAAcagagaacagttaactgccaaggttttattcaaattttcttttttcaacaatactcaagttctgtactataaAATGACTATAATTTTCATAATTTATTTTCTATCCAGCAACCAATGTCAACATTTTAAACTACATAGAAACTGCAGGAATTATATGTGTAGGAAAAAGAGGAAAATCAATGTAAATTATATGAAGATTGCTCGAGATTGATAGTTACGGGAGAATTTTGAAGTAGAAATGAGAACTACTGATTATTTTCCATCATTCTGATACCAGATATGTCATTGGCTAGTTGTCAAGCAAAATATTGTTGAGACCAAATTCCTTAATTCTGCCCACAATGAAGCAGAAATTTTTATTCAACCCATTCTTGGCATATGGGtgtggcaagcatttattgcccagaaaTATTGCACTTGAGAAGCCAGTGGTGAGTTACTATCATTAACTTCCAGCTgttcacagtgctgttaagtaGGGATTTCtgggattttcacccagcaatgCGTGATGATCTCTGCTCTTGATCCCACTAGTGTACCCACTAGTGCATGCACATCAATATGGCCAGTGTTGGATGCCCAGTTCATACGGGAAGGAAGATATGGCAATGCAGAGCCACCTGCAAGTGCCACCATGCTAAATGCGAAAAGTCTGCACATAATAAGCAATGTTTCGaggagagaatccctacagtacagtaggGGGCCAATCAGCCCGTGGAGTctctaccgaccacaatcccacccaggccctattcctgtaaccctaaatgtgtggggttacaggaatagggcctgggtgggattcctgtaaccccacacatttaccctgctaatccccctattggccatgctaaattctccctcagtgtacccggacaggcaccagagtgtggcgactcggggattttcacagtcacttcgttgcagtgttaatgtaaacctacttgtgactaataaataaaacaacaaACCAAGTTTTAAGAAGCAGCTAAGAAATGAGAAAAAAGTCCAAACGAGAGGAAGAATTCCTCGTTCAACATTTAAAAGATAGATTCGAGCGGACTTCAAACGCTTTtcgaaataaaaagaaaaatccaGCCAAAAATGTAAATATTCTGAGGGTAAACGATATTTTGGGGAATTTAATTGAGCAGGTTGTGTGACAGGCAAGGTTCTCAGGTAGTTTGCCTTTACATTAAGGTTGACAGATTGTTCTGTCAGGGTATAATCGTAGGTTCTGGCAAATCAGTAAAAGCACACGGATGAATGAGGGAACAGAGGGGATGCTTGCAGCCTTTAACTTGAGGTGGAGCAATTCGGGGGTGCTAATTAAGAGATGCTTTAGGTTAAAGAGACAATATTTTCAAAGAGCAATGCAGTACAGGGAGGGAGGTTTGCCCTCAGGGAATTTTGTTTTGTTATAATACATGCAGCCACATGATGGTGTTAACTTGCAGCTCCGCTCTGTCAAGTTTCTGATTCGTATTTTTCACATGTGTCCTAATCCAGCtcccctctttgctttcttttctgcagatctctctccctctgcggactctctctctctcccgagtgTGGCCATGGGCTCCCCGGAGGGTGCTCAGATCTCGGTGTGGGTGTGCCAGGAGGAGAAGGTTGTGTGCGGCTTGACCAAGCGCACCAGCTGTGCCCAGGTGGTGAGAGCCCTGCTGAAAGACCACCTCGCCAACACCTCGGGGGGCACCAGGCTGCTGCACGCGGCGCCGGGGGAATACTGCATCGTGGAGAAGTGGAGGGGCTTTGAGAGGCTGCTGCCatcgcccaccaagctgctgaggCTCTGGCTGTCCTGGGGCGAGGAGCAGCCCAACGTGCATCTGGTCCTGGTCAAGTGGGGAGCCTCGGTGCCCGTGCCAGGGCTGAGGGCAGCCGAGGCCAGGGTGGTGCAGAGCCAGGGGGAGATGCCCAGCCCCGCCCAGTACATGAAGAGGCTGCCGGCGGAAAAGCAGAAGAGGATGGTCAGGAAAGCCTTCAAGAAGCTGGCCAGGATGAAGAGACTGCGGCAGGGCAGGGAAGGGATGGAGACCCTGGTCCACCTCATTGTCTCCCAGGATCACACCATCCGCCAGCAGCTCCAGAGGATGAGGGAACTGGACGGAGACATTGACTGCTTCCAGTCCCGCATGCACTgggagaggatacagaaggaaGGGGAGAATTATGTCCAGGAGACCTACCTCCTGGAGGGCAGAGAGGACCAGCAATCACAGCAACTGGAGAGCAAGAGGGAGACACTGCTGCAGCTGGAGGGAGAGCTGCAGCAACACCGCAAAACCATCCATAAACTCAGCCAGGACATTGAGCAGGAGCTCAGGCAGGCCTGGGAGACAGATACACAGGAGGAGGGACAAGAGCACCAAGCCCCTAGCCCAGACCAAGAGCAGGCAGAGACCCAGAGGGTGCAGGGCGATTTGGAGAAGGGGATGCATGCTGCTCTGCAACTCCGGGAGGACTTCCAGGACATCCAGGAGCAGGTCAGGCTGCAGGAAGCCTCCCTGAGGGAGAGGGCGGAGGAATGCGAAAGCTTAGCCCGGCAGCTGGAGGCGCTGAGCCTGGCAGAGGAAGCGGAGAGGGCAGCCCCCCTGCCCGGGCCGGGGAAGGACTTGGTGGAGAAGTGGCCGCCGGATCCTGGCAGCGCTCCGTGCGGGAGCAGCTCacaccccctgtccccctccgatGTGAACGACACCGACTCAGACACCGGGATCAGCTCCACACACAGCCAGGATTCTGAGCCGCCTTGTGTCGAGGTGCTTCCCACTGCACAGAACTATCTTTAATTATCAGAGTCCTTGTGTGAACACAGGATGTaatctttaaacaaaaaaaaactccccCATATCCATGGATAGTAGGtgtgtcttttttaaaaaacactaccCAGAATATCTGACTTTAAATTCAATGCTTCTTTCCACATGTTTAAGAAGATTTATGGAATTTAATCCTTTGTCCAGCTGTTATATATGTTTTTTGCACTTAGATTATTTAAATTAATGTAATTAGTCCTGAGTTTTCTGACCAATTAAGCTCCAAGCGCAGATTAGACAAAATGTTTTATAAATATCACTTCCTTACAATAACATTACACTGCTTAAGAAAGAGGCAAAATGGATTAAAGTCGCAAAACTGATTTGTGATCCAGAGACACAGACATCACCCTGATTGTTAGAATCATAGGTTCCGatactgcagaaggaggtcattcggcccatcgagtctgcaccaactacaattccacccaagccctattcccataacccaatgcatttaccccagctagacccactgatactaaggggcaattttgcacggccaatccacttaaccgcacatctttggactgcgggaggaaaccggagcacctggaggaaacccatgcagaaatggggagaatgtgcaaactccacacagacactgacccaagccgggaattgaacacaggtcgctggtgctgtgaggcagcagtgccaaccactgtgccaccgtgccatttttAGAGTCTTAGCTGACAATTGTGGAGCCAATGCAATTCATTCCAACAACCCGGTGTGTGGCAGATCACAGTGAGATTGTACTCTGATCTTAAGTGTGGAAGACATCG includes:
- the LOC144499083 gene encoding ras association domain-containing protein 9-like isoform X1, with the protein product MQQRTVNCQDLSPSADSLSLPSVAMGSPEGAQISVWVCQEEKVVCGLTKRTSCAQVVRALLKDHLANTSGGTRLLHAAPGEYCIVEKWRGFERLLPSPTKLLRLWLSWGEEQPNVHLVLVKWGASVPVPGLRAAEARVVQSQGEMPSPAQYMKRLPAEKQKRMVRKAFKKLARMKRLRQGREGMETLVHLIVSQDHTIRQQLQRMRELDGDIDCFQSRMHWERIQKEGENYVQETYLLEGREDQQSQQLESKRETLLQLEGELQQHRKTIHKLSQDIEQELRQAWETDTQEEGQEHQAPSPDQEQAETQRVQGDLEKGMHAALQLREDFQDIQEQVRLQEASLRERAEECESLARQLEALSLAEEAERAAPLPGPGKDLVEKWPPDPGSAPCGSSSHPLSPSDVNDTDSDTGISSTHSQDSEPPCVEVLPTAQNYL
- the LOC144499083 gene encoding ras association domain-containing protein 9-like isoform X2, giving the protein MGSPEGAQISVWVCQEEKVVCGLTKRTSCAQVVRALLKDHLANTSGGTRLLHAAPGEYCIVEKWRGFERLLPSPTKLLRLWLSWGEEQPNVHLVLVKWGASVPVPGLRAAEARVVQSQGEMPSPAQYMKRLPAEKQKRMVRKAFKKLARMKRLRQGREGMETLVHLIVSQDHTIRQQLQRMRELDGDIDCFQSRMHWERIQKEGENYVQETYLLEGREDQQSQQLESKRETLLQLEGELQQHRKTIHKLSQDIEQELRQAWETDTQEEGQEHQAPSPDQEQAETQRVQGDLEKGMHAALQLREDFQDIQEQVRLQEASLRERAEECESLARQLEALSLAEEAERAAPLPGPGKDLVEKWPPDPGSAPCGSSSHPLSPSDVNDTDSDTGISSTHSQDSEPPCVEVLPTAQNYL